In Fusarium oxysporum Fo47 chromosome IX, complete sequence, the following proteins share a genomic window:
- a CDS encoding SPX domain-containing protein — protein MKFSHSIQFNAVPDWSSHYIAYSNLKKLIYNLEKTAHQARGTTGDAESRPLINQEDAEEVFSRALGVELEKICSFYVAKEGELLEEAAQLLRDVGDEAEDAIADNRYLRRLSVSSAHRPDGRNGFRSRSPRSRSTDNEESASEEEDETTGLTTRRRSSGGRRRTLPNIHKPRSEDLNASSDFGRDMRRHSTTADENDDQALMFSSGMFSSGIMLKKRIIGLYVSLCELKSFIQLNRTGFAKVLKKFDKILDKELKGPYLRAHVETAYPFKDETKRVLEDNITKMERAYAEIVTGGDEELARKDLRSHLREHVVWERNTVWRDLIGIERRAEAAGLGQALLGQERGNVTRRLQGDEAKAPRETQFRTPFGKITLPPWLASSSLWTLVACLTVFFLLLLLPIMEKPEQQNCLAMLVFVSLLWATETIPLFVTSLLIPFLSVVLNVVRDETPGKPQKRLDSKAATSAIFAAMWTPVIMLLLGGFTLAAALSKCTIDKRLATLVLSKAGTQPKTVLIANMFVAAFASMLISNVAAPVLCYSIIEPMLRTLPSDSNMSKAVIIGIALASNIGGMLSPIASPQNVVAMGIMQPAPTWLQWFFIVIPVGALSIVLIWLLLLVTFQPGKGTTIAPIRPVKEKFTGLQWFVTIVTISTIALWCASHQLEAEFGDMGVIAIIPIVLFFGIGLLTKEDFNNFPWTIIILAAGGLSLGKAVRSSGLLHTLAEIVSEKVEGMSLYGVLVVFSTLILVIATFISHTVAALIFLPLVFDVGVAMDQPHPNLLVMGGVLMCSAAMGLPTSGFPNMSKFHAFTPNNSFLTYHSCYYEGRPLAGAMLSAFTARPIIELRQKDKSKIETILAQGDRVLVGLNNGALRIYRLNELSDQLQNGSADTNANGSSSAADDDHTTAQRSEKPTDLMREVERFSPRAIEQLAIIKDANTIVSLSNYHVSFHDLKTYELIETLSRTKNASCFASTSNIVKDPDTGIPEIVSRLAVAVKRKLLLWSWLESELSEDVDEIVLAESIRSVTWANATKLVCGMNGGYVMVDVVTREVEDIVSPGSGPAAGQTSRFGAMSSAGMGYMGLGGYMPKPLAAKLAEGEMLLAKDINTLFIDDDGKPLDRRQIPWNHAPESIGYSYPYILALQAPSKGSLEVRNPITLSSLQNLSLPGAAQLHFPSPTYSLAHAGKGFHISSERCVWKMDSTDYDSQVQELVDGGHFDEAISILEMLEDALLKNKSQTLREVKMLKAEGLFKKKKYRQAMDLFNEDTVHAPPERVLRMFPPSIAGELSAWAGREEEEQESDEAPGTPKKTNGTRPTTPEPVEQAQETPQSSKGGFARYLTGSYRRPQSDTASIFSKKDTAECDDAASVKETESNEDLPLKDKDLTNAVLELNSYLAGTRARLQRVIDPVTGNLKPQSDRNGSTEEIAEKFLRIGLDDSEKKLEEELRNTFRLVDTTLFRAYMFSRPTLASSLFRIPNFCDPNVVNEKLLEHNRYTELVDFFYGKKLHKEALELLRRFGAAEEPDEAAPTLHGPQRTIQYLKSLPPSEIDLILEHAEWTLKASPDGALEIFTGDTENAETLPRERVVSFLHDVDTQLEGRYLEHIITELEDMTPDLHDRLVELYVENLKKMDKGEKWDEMMNHFIKFLRQPGQVYSLSRAFRLIPRDDPAFYEAQAVVLSNMNQHKQALEIYVFKMKDYQKAEQYCNRVNSTQDTAPSSQPNEKNETGEDPETSTPSIYHTLLSLYLQPSPPNQPNLEPALDLLSKHGSRLPATSTLGLIPDDLPVRSLESYFRGRIRSANSLVNEARIVAGLRQAEGISIAARLHLGDDVQGGQGGRNRHVAITDERHCVVCHKKLGGGMRIGGSVVAVLPDNTVVHYGCLNRATGNKVDASQAPSWGRGF, from the exons ATGAAGTTCTCTCATAGTATTCAGTTCAATGCTGTTCCAGATTGGAGCAGCCATTACATTGCATACAGCAatctcaagaagct AATCTACAACCTCGAAAAGACCGCCCATCAGGCGCGCGGAACCACTGGTGATGCCGAATCCCGACCTCTTATAAaccaagaagatgctgaagaggtCTTCTCTCGAGCTCTTGGCGTCGAACTAGAAAAGATATGCTCATTCTACGTTGCCAAAGAAGGCGAGCTACTCGAAGAAGCTGCGCAACTGCTACGCGACGTTGGCGACGAGGCCGAAGATGCCATTGCCGATAATCGTTACCTTCGCAGGCTCTCTGTTTCATCAGCCCACCGTCCTGATGGTCGCAACGGCTTCCGCTCGAGAAGTCCTCGGAGCCGCAGCACCGACAATGAAGAGAGCGCgagcgaggaggaagatgagacTACTGGGCTTACAACAAGGCGACGAAGCAGCGGGGGCCGCAGGCGCACACTTCCCAACATCCATAAGCCGCGTTCTGAAGATCTGAACGCTTCCTCCGATTTCGGTCGCGACATGAGGAGGCACAGCACCACAGCCGACGAAAACGATGATCAAGCTCTCATGTTCTCTTCTGGCATGTTTTCGTCTGGTATCATGCTCAAGAAGCGCATTATCGGCCTCTACGTGTCACTCTGCGAACTCAAGTCATTTATCCAGCTTAACCGCACCGGTTTTGCCAAGGTTCTCAAGAAGTTCGACAAGATCCTTGATAAGGAACTCAAGGGTCCCTATTTGCGAGCCCATGTCGAGACAGCCTACCCTTTCAAAGATGAGACAAAGCGTGTTCTCGAGGACAACATTACCAAGATGGAAAGGGCTTATGCTGAGATCGTCACTGGTGGAGATGAGGAGCTCGCTCGCAAAGACCTTCGTTCGCATCTCAGAGAACATGTTGTTTGGGAGCGTAACACCGTGTGGCGAGATCTCATTGGTATCGAGCGCAGAGCTGAAGCTGCAGGCCTGGGACAGGCGCTTCTCGGACAGGAGAGAGGAAATGTCACGAGGAGATTACAAGGCGACGAGGCCAAAGCACCCCGAGAGACCCAGTTCCGCACACCCTTTGGCAAGATTACCTTACCTCCATGGCTCGCTAGCTCGTCTCTTTGGACACTGGTTGCCTGTCTTACTGTCTTCTTCCTGTTGCTTCTGCTCCCCATCATGGAGAAGCCCGAGCAACAGAACTGCCTGGCAATGCTTGTCTTTGTCAGTTTGTTATGGGCCACCGAG ACCATCCCCCTCTTTGTAACATCATTACTTATCCCATTCCTCTCTGTTGTCTTGAACGTCGTTCGTGATGAGACACCAGGCAAGCCTCAAAAACGTCTCGACTCCAAGGCAGCCACATCTGCCATCTTTGCTGCCATGTGGACGCCTGTCATCATGCTTCTCCTCGGTGGTTTTACTCTGGCAGCTGCTTTGTCCAAGTGTACTATCGACAAGCGACTGGCAACTCTTGTTCTTAGCAAGGCCGGCACTCAGCCCAAGACTGTGTTGATTGCCAACATGTTTGTGGCTGCATTTGCGTCTATGTTGATTAGCAATGTCGCGGCCCCTGTTCTATGCTATTCTATCATCGAG CCCATGCTGCGAACATTGCCTTCTGATTCCAACATGTCGAAAGCTGTCATTATTGGTATCGCACTCGCCTCCAATATTGGTGGAATGCTCTCACCCATCGCTTCTCCTCAGAACGTCGTGGCAATGGGCATCATGCAACCTGCGCCCACGTGGCTGCAGTGGTTCTTTATTGTCATTCCTGTTGGCGCTCTCTCGATCGTTCTGATCtggctcctcctcctggtTACCTTCCAGCCAGGCAAGGGTACCACGATCGCCCCTATTCGGCCTGTCAAGGAGAAGTTCACTGGTCTCCAATGGTTCGTCACTATCGTCACCATCTCTACCATTGCTTTGTGGTGTGCCAGCCACCAGCTAGAGGCCGAATTTGGAGACATGGGTGTTATTGCTATTATTCCCATCGTGCTGTTCTTCGGTATCGGCTTGCTGACCAAGGAGGACTTCAACAACTTCCCATggaccatcatcatccttgcAGCCGGTGGTTTGTCGCTGGGCAAAGCTGTACGCTCGTCTGGTCTGCTTCATACCCTCGCAGAGATCGTCTCTGAGAAGGTGGAGGGCATGAGTCTGTACGGTGTCCTGGTTGTTTTCTCGACTCTGATCTTGGTTATCGCAACATTCATCAGCCACACAGTCGCTGCTCTTATCTTCCTGCCTCTTGTCTtcgatgttggtgttgccatGGACCAGCCTCACCCCAACCTGCTTGTCATGGGTGGAGTGCTCATGTGTAGTGCAGCCATGGGTCTGCCAACCAGTGGATTCCCCAACATGAGTAAGTTTCATGCATTTACCCCTAACAACTCATTTCTAACCTATCATAGCTGCTATTATGAAGGAAGACCC CTGGCCGGCGCCATGCTCTCCGCTTTCACAGCTCGTCCCATCATCGAGCTGCGACAAAAAGATAAATCTAAGATTGAGACGATACTCGCTCAAG GTGACCGCGTTCTCGTCGGCCTTAACAATGGCGCACTCCGAATCTACCGTCTAAACGAGCTTTCCGACCAACTTCAGAATGGTTCCGCCGATACAAATGCCAATGGTTCGTCGTCTGCGGCGGACGACGACCATACTACTGCGCAAAGGTCAGAAAAGCCAACTGATTTGATGCGCGAGGTGGAACGCTTCTCGCCGCGAGCAATCGAGCAGCTGGCTATTATAAAGGACGCAAACACAATTGTATCCTTGTCGAATTATCACGTCTCTTTTCACGATCTCAAAACCTACGAACTTATTGAGACCCTAAGCCGGACCAAAAATGCATCCTGCTTTGCGTCAACATCGAATATTGTCAAGGATCCGGACACGGGAATCCCCGAGATCGTGAGCCGGTTGGCTGTTGCGGTCAAGAGGAAATTACTACTCTGGAGCTGGCTTGAGAGCGAACTTTCCGAGGATGTGGACGAGATCGTGCTGGCTGAGTCGATTCGATCAGTAACATGGGCAAATGCGACAAAGCTTGTATGTGGTATGAATGGCGGATACGTCATGGTCGACGTCGTAACACGTGAGGTCGAAGATATCGTGAGTCCGGGTTCAGGACCAGCAGCTGGGCAGACTAGCCGATTTGGTGCAATGAGCAGTGCCGGTATGGGATACATGGGATTGGGAGGTTATATGCCCAAGCCTTTGGCGGCCAAATTGGCTGAGGGAGAAATGTTGCTCGCAAAGGATATCAACACACTATTCATCGATGATGACGGAAAACCCCTCGACAGACGGCAGATTCCCTGGAACCATGCCCCTGAATCCATAGGGTACTCGTATCCATATATCCTTGCCTTGCAAGCGCCTTCAAAAGGCTCCCTGGAAGTTCGGAATCCTATAACATTATCATCACTTCAGAATCTATCACTACCGGGTGCTGCTCAGCTTCACTTCCCGTCACCCACTTACAGCTTAGCACATGCCGGGAAAGGTTTTCACATCTCCAGTGAACGATGTGTTTGGAAGATGGACTCAACAGACTATGACTCTCAGGTTCAGGAACTAGTAGACGGTGGCCACTTCGATGAGGCTATTAGCATTCTCGAAATGCTTGAAGATGCATTGCTAAAGAACAAGTCGCAGACACTCCGTGAGGTCAAGATGCTCAAAGCTGAAGGGCTAttcaagaaaaagaaatatcgCCAGGCGATGGATCTCTTCAATGAGGATACCGTACATGCACCTCCTGAACGAGTTCTCAGGATGTTTCCTCCCTCCATTGCTGGAGAACTATCTGCGTGGGCCGGCcgcgaagaggaagaacaagagtcGGACGAGGCGCCAGGAACACCGAAGAAAACCAATGGCACGCGTCCCACCACCCCTGAACCCGTTGAGCAGGCACAGGAAACCCCGCAGTCAAGCAAAGGAGGCTTCGCCAGATATCTTACCGGAAGCTATAGGAGGCCCCAGTCGGATACCGcatccatcttctcaaagaaGGATACGGCGGAGTGCGATGATGCTGCTAGCGTGAAGGAGACTGAGTCAAACGAGGATCTGCCCTTGAAAGACAAGGACTTGACGAACGCGGTTCTGGAGCTCAACAGTTACCTGGCTGGAACACGTGCTCGATTACAACGGGTAATTGATCCTGTTACTGGAAACCTGAAACCTCAAAGTGATCGAAATGGTTCAACAGAAGAAATAGCAGAGAAGTTCCTACGGATAGGGCTCGATGATTCTGAGAAGaaacttgaagaagagctccGAAATACCTTTCGGTTAGTCGACACAACTTTGTTCCGAGCATACATGTTTTCTCGACCAACTCTAGCAAGCTCTCTGTTCCGAATTCCTAACTTCTGCGACCCTAATGTGGTCAATGAAAAGCTTTTGGAACATAATCGCTATACTGAGCTGGTGGATTTCTTCTACGGTAAGAAGCTACACAAGGAGGCTTTGGAACTTCTACGACGATTTGGAGCCGCTGAAGAACCCGATGAGGCCGCACCAACACTTCACGGACCGCAGCGCACCATCCAGTACCTCAAAAGTCTACCACCGTCAGAAATTGACCTCATCCTTGAGCATGCAGAATGGACCCTCAAAGCCAGTCCAGATGGGGCCTTGGAGATCTTCACAGGTGACACAGAGAATGCGGAGACCCTCCCACGAGAACGGGTTGTCTCTTTCTTACATGATGTTGACACACAGTTGGAAGGACGCTATCTAGAGCACATCATCACTGAGCTCGAAGACATGACACCAGACCTTCACGACCGATTGGTTGAGCTTTATGTAGAaaacttgaagaagatggacaAGGGTGAGAAGTGGGATGAAATGATGAATCActtcatcaagttcttgagACAGCCGGGGCAAGTTTACAGTCTCAGCAGGGCGTTTAGATTGATTCCCAGAGATG ACCCAGCATTTTACGAAGCACAGGCTGTGGTATTGAGCAACATGAACCAACACAAACAAGCCCTTGAGATCTATGtattcaagatgaaggactACCAGAAAGCTGAACA ATACTGTAACCGAGTCAACTCGACTCAAGATACTGCTCCATCGTCTCAGCCAAATGAGAAGAATGAAACTGGAGAGGATCCTGAGACTTCTACACCATCTATTTATCATACACTTCTGTCGCTCTATCTTCAGCCGTCACCACCCAACCAGCCCAATCTAGAACCAGCACTGGACCTTCTTTCAAAGCATGGATCACGTCTCCCAGCGACATCAACTCTAGGACTCATTCCAGACGACCTTCCCGTTCGGTCACTGGAGTCTTACTTCCGAGGCCGCATTCGATCGGCAAATAGTCTTGTCAACGAGGCAAGGATCGTTGCTGGTTTGCGACAGGCTGAAGGTATCTCTATCGCGGCGCGGCTGCACCTTGGCGACGATGTACAGGGAGGGCAAGGTGGGCGTAACAGGCACGTTGCCATCACAGACGAACGACACTGCGTCGTGTGCCACAAGAAACTCGGAGGAGGTATGCGTATTGGTGGAAGCGTTGTAGCTGTCCTGCCGGATAACACAGTGGTGCACTACGGCTGTTTGAACCGGGCAACAGGGAACAAAGTAGACGCATCCCAGGCGCCAAGTTGGGGTCGAGGATTTTAG
- a CDS encoding P-loop containing nucleoside triphosphate hydrolase protein, with translation MLTRYGSSGAGAHAKTTILFIEMASTSPEQHDNAATSRNSASEPPHHDFTKADPATTETLIHALNDPTGLRSFFIYFQLLFYANPSWVDILLLIVGTLAASGAGAPFPLMGIIFGQLVNDLNTASCDDGKIASQYSPKELQDSINKKVVMITWIGVISFALIYTYIVSWSIFSRRLENRIRDRYFMSILLQDATFFDKRQAGEITSRLNVDIQAIQSGTSEKVGIILGCTSFFVSSYVVAFIKNTTLAGILVSLVPAFMLLATLGSMFTAKFATAMSEKIASASSIASEVLANIPVVQAFGAGPRLEAIFAERMKGAQKQGINKAFVAAIQAGMLYFIAYSANALAFWQGSTQIASMVEGNGGASVGDIYTVILLLVDACVVLGGIAPLLPLVGAAVGSFEKLREDMDSPANIDTGSDKGEKLSLVEGTVSFRNVSFAYISRPHHSVLKNVSFDCPAGKHTALVGLSGSGKSTVAGLTSRIYDPTEGTVLLDGHDLKDLNVKSLRSHISLVQQEPSLLDRSIVENIALGILNSPQPEHERFKATILGTGLTELAAKLRRGEDLTTAAQGFGQDMIDLAHRVQEAARLADASGFVDRLEYGYGTLVGTGGKLVSGGQRQRLALARALIRDPKILVLDEATASLDSASEHRIQMAIESIAKNRTVIAIAHRLSTIKNADNIIVMNSGEIIEQGNHLALMALNGSYASMVRLQTVDSEDAGSTTSTVRTDNIHSEKDSITDLKTKDIEQDVTEDSKEENVKEKEESPEGDAALDSNKSAWTVMKTISGMVRPYLLLIIVCLFAATIVGLTFSSSGLIFGYTIDNISPCNHVEDIRWAGRFFGGMWFLIACVELLANTASWTGFGMVAEKLLYKIRVLCFRSLYEQDLDWHQSEGRTPTALLSVITTDAATVGGFSGSIIGTIFSIVVNFLVAIILSHILAWKIAIVCLVIVPILLGCGIMQLRSLSKFERRHAGAFSGAVGIANEAVNSFKTISSLSIEEEVMSSYRRSLRAPRKEITFASMYANLWLSLANSTGNLIYAFAYWWGSTRITAGEASQREFFIILICMLVSAQLWGQMFSLAPEVSRARAAASRILSLINLGSSKDDAKKGELTLAIENAEKDVEACAEAPVKSNGSKGATIVFRDVKFSYPARPHIQILTGMSFTISAGQFVGLVGPSGAGKSTIMSLVQRMYRPSSGTVEINGNDICAREGTEFRNDIAVVPQDCALFDGTIRFNVSLGSTPDHEPTDEEIHEACKLANIHNVIMELPNGYDTECGPNGSRLSGGQRQRLAIARALVRKPKLLLLDESTSALDAESERALQEGLERVARGITVIAITHRLHTVRKADVIFMIEGGKVVEKGRHEELVERSETYRTNALQQMLGT, from the exons ATGCTTACTCGCTATGGATCGTCTGGGGCTGGTGCTCATGCCAAGACGACCATACTCTTCA TCGAGATGGCTTCAACTTCACCTGAGCAGCATGACAATGCCGCGACTAGCAGAAATTCTGCTAGCGAGCCTCCACATCATGACTTTACAAAGGCAGATCCTGCTACAACAGAGACGTTAATACATGCGCTTAATGACCCAACT GGTCTACGCTCGTTCTTCATCTACTTCCAGCTCCTCTTCTACGCCAACCCATCATGGgtcgatatcctcctcctcatcgtcggaACTCTCGCAGCCTCAGGGGCCGGAGCACCGTTTCCTCTAATGGGAATCATCTTTGGTCAACTCGTCAACGACCTTAATACTGCTTCATGCGATGATGGAAAAATCGCATCTCAATATTCGCCCAAAGAACTTCAGGACAGCATCAACAAAAAGGTTGTCATGATCACATGGATCGGTGTGATCAGCTTTGCGCTCATCTACACCTACATCGTGTCATGGTCAATCTTTAGCCGTCGTCTCGAGAATCGCATTCGCGATCGTTACTTTATGAGTATTCTCTTGCAAGATGCTACTTTCTTTGATAAGAGACAGGCTGGAGAGATCACATCTCGTCTCAATGTGGATATACAAGCCATTCAGTCAGGAACTTCTGAGAAGGTGGGCATCATTCTAGGATGTACATCTTTCTTTGTATCGTCGTATGTGGTCGCCTTCATCAAGAATACCACACTCGCTGGAATTCTTGTGTCACTTGTGCCTGCTTTCATGCTTCTTGCTACACTGGGCAGCATGTTCACCGCAAAGTTCGCGACTGCAATGTCGGAGAAGAtcgcttctgcttcttcaatcGCCTCTGAGGTTCTTGCGAATATCCCGGTTGTCCAGGCGTTTGGGGCGGGTCCTCGGCTAGAGGCCATTTTTGCTGAGAGGATGAAGGGGGCTCAAAAGCAGGGTATCAACAAAGCTTTCGTTGCTGCTATTCAAGCTGGAATGCTTTACTTCATTGCTTACTCTGCCAATGCCCTTGCTTTCTGGCAGGGTAGTACACAAATTGCGAGCATGGTTGAGGGTAATGGCGGTGCATCTGTCGGTGACATTTATACTGTCATTCTCCTGCTGGTCGATG CCTGTGTTGTTTTGGGCGGTATCGCACCTCTGCTGCCCTTAGTTGGAGCTGCTGTTGGATCGTTTGAAAAACTACGTGAAGACATGGACAGCCCTGCAAACATCGATACTGGGTCCGACAAAGGAGAGAAGCTCTCCTTAGTCGAGGGAACTGTATCTTTCAGGAACGTCTCCTTTGCTTATATCTCACGGCCCCATCACTCCGTCCTCAAGAACGTCTCGTTTGATTGTCCTGCTGGCAAACACACGGCGCTTGTTGGTTTGTCAGGGAGCGGCAAGTCAACTGTCGCTGGTCTCACATCCCGAATCTATGATCCCACTGAAGGAACAGTTCTCCTAGACGGCCACGATCTCAAGGACTTGAATGTGAAAAGCTTGAGAAGTCATATAAGTCTTGTACAGCAAGAGCCATCCCTCTTGGATCGATCCATCGTTGAGAATATCGCTCTCGGTATCCTGAACTCCCCTCAGCCCGAGCATGAGCGATTCAAGGCTACTATTCTCGGCACTGGCCTTACTGAACTTGCTGCCAAGCTCCGACGAGGTGAAGATCTTACGACTGCAGCTCAAGGATTTGGTCAGGACATGATTGACCTCGCCCATCGTGTTCAGGAGGCTGCCCGTCTGGCGGACGCGTCTGGTTTCGTGGACAGGCTTGAGTATGGCTACGGAACTCTTGTTGGTACAGGCGGAAAACTTGTTAGTGGTGGTCAGCGACAGCGTCTTGCACTCGCAAGAGCCCTCATTCGCGACCCCAAGATCCTGGTTCTCGATGAAGCCACTGCTTCACTTGACTCTGCAAGCGAACACCGTATCCAGATGGCCATCGAGTCTATCGCCAAAAACCGCACTGTCATTGCCATTGCTCACCGGCTGTCAACTATCAAGAACGCTGATaacatcatcgtcatgaaCAGCGGTGAGATCATCGAACAAGGAAACCACCTTGCGCTCATGGCCTTGAATGGATCATACGCTAGTATGGTCCGTTTGCAGACGGTTGACTCTGAAGATGCTGGCTCAACCACAAGCACCGTCCGCACTGATAACATCCACTCGGAGAAGGATTCTATCACGGAtctcaagaccaaggataTTGAACAAGACGTGACAGAAGATTCAAAGGAAGAAAAcgtcaaggagaaggaggagtcCCCCGAGGGAGACGCTGCTCTCGATTCCAACAAGTCCGCCTGGACTGTCATGAAAACCATCAGTGGAATGGTCCGACCAtatctccttctcatcattgtcTGTCTCTTTGCTGCCACTATTGTTGGTCTCacattctcctcctccggTCTTATCTTCGGATATACCATTGACAATATCAGCCCATGTAATCATGTTGAAGACATTCGTTGGGCTGGTAGGTTCTTTGGAGGCATGTGGTTCCTGATCGCTTGTGTCGAGTTGTTGGCCAATACTGCAAGTTGGACTGGTTTCGGCATGGTTGCTGAGAAGTTGCTGTACAAGATCCGAGTCCTTTGCTTCCGCTCCCTTTATGAGCAAGACCTTGATTGGCATCAATCAGAGGGTCGCACACCAACTGCTTTGTTATCCGTCATCACAACAGATGCTGCTACAGTTGGCGGGTTCAGTGGCTCTATCATCGGTACAATATTCTCCATTGTGGTCAACTTCTTGGTCGCTATCATCCTCTCACATATCCTTGCCTGGAAGATTGCCATCGTCTGTTTAGTTATCGTCCCTATCCTCCTTGGCTGCGGCATTATGCAGCTTCGATCTCTATCCAAGTTCGAGCGCCGGCATGCTGGAGCATTTTCTGGAGCAGTTGGTATCGCTAACGAAGCCGTCAACTCGTTCAAGACAATTTCCTCACTGTCtatcgaagaagaagtcatgAGCTCGTATCGCCGTTCACTCAGAGCACCTCGAAAGGAAATCACCTTTGCTTCCATGTATGCCAACTTGTGGCTTTCTCTGGCCAACAGCACAGGAAATCTGATCTACGCATTTGCCTATTGGTGGGGGTCAACTCGCATTACTGCAGGCGAGGCAAGCCAGCGAGAGTTCTTTATCATTCTCATCTGCATGCTTGTCAGTGCACAGCTCTGGGGTCAAATGTTCAGTCTTGCCCCGGAAGTATCTCGTGCTAGAGCTGCCGCTTCCCGAATTCTGAGCTTGATCAACCTCGGGTCCTCCAAGGATGACGCCAAGAAAGGAGAGCTCACGCTCGCTATTGAAAACGCCGAGAAAGATGTTGAGGCATGTGCTGAAGCTCCTGTCAAGAGTAACGGAAGCAAGGGAGCGACCATCGTCTTTAGGGATGTCAAGTTTTCATATCCAGCTCGGCCTCATATACAGATCCTTACGGGTATGTCTTTTACCATATCTGCTGGTCAATTCGTTGGGCTTGTCGGCCCTTCAGGTGCCGGCAAGTCTACTATTATGTCGTTGGTACAACGCATGTACCGTCCTTCGAGCGGAACGGTTGAGATCAACGGCAACGATATCTGTGCTCGGGAGGGCACCGAGTTCCGTAATGATATTGCAGTTGTTCCTCAAGACTGTGCACTCTTTGACGGTACAATACGATTCAACGTATCGCTAGGCTCAACTCCTGATCATGAACCAACAGATGAGGAGATCCATGAAGCTTGTAAGCTGGCTAATATCCACAACGTAATCATGGAGCTACCCAACGGTTACGACACTGAGTGTGGCCCTAATGGTTCGCGTCTTTCTGGCGGCCAGCGTCAGCGTCTAGCTATCGCCCGTGCCCTTGTGCGTAAGCCCAAattgctgcttcttgatgagagCACAAGTGCCCTCGATGCTGAGAGTGAGCGGGCTTTGCAAGAAGGACTTGAGAGGGTTGCACGTGGCATTACCGTGATCGCCATCACACATAGGCTTCACACGGTGCGCAAGGCCGATGTCATCTTTATGATTGAGGGAGGCAAGGTTGTTGAAAAGGGAAGACACGAGGAGTTGGTAGAGAGAAGTGAGACCTATCGCACAAATGCTCTACAGCAGATGCTTGGTACCTGA